TCGAACGAGCGGAGGACTTCCAGCACCGAGGATCCTTTGCCCGAACCGAGGTTCCAGCGGCGGACGCCCTGGCGGGACGCGATGTAGTTCAATGCGGCCACGTGCCCCTCCGCGAGGTCAACCACGTGGATGTAGTCACGCTGGGCGGTGCCGTCAGGGGTGTCGTAGTCGCCGCCGAAGACCATGAGCTTCTCGCGGCGGCCTACGGCAACCTGGGCAATGAACGGAACGAGGTTATTCGGGATGCCCTGCGGGTCTTCGCCGATCCGGCCCGAGGGATGGGCGCCCACCGGGTTGAAATAGCGCAGCAGTGCTATATGCCAGCGGTCATCGGCGTTGCCAAGATCGGAGAGGATGTCCTCGATCTGTTCCTTGGTGCGGCCGTACGGATTGTTGGCGCCGATCTCCATCTTCTCGATGTAGGGGATCGGGTTGTGTTCGCCATAGACAGTTGCCGAGGAGCTGAAAACGATCGATCGGACGTTGTGCTTGTCCATGACGCGGAGAAGGTTCAGCGTGCCCACGATGTTGTTGTAGTAGTAGGCCAAGGGCTCCTGGACTGATTCGCCCACTGCCTTCAGGCCCGCGAAGTGGATGACCGCGTCGATGTCGTGCTGGCCGAAGACCGC
This is a stretch of genomic DNA from Paenarthrobacter ureafaciens. It encodes these proteins:
- the galE gene encoding UDP-glucose 4-epimerase GalE, whose protein sequence is MKILVTGGTGYIGSHTVLSLQEAGHDVVVLDNLVNSSEESLRRVSELTGKTAAFHEVDLVDEPAVEAVFGQHDIDAVIHFAGLKAVGESVQEPLAYYYNNIVGTLNLLRVMDKHNVRSIVFSSSATVYGEHNPIPYIEKMEIGANNPYGRTKEQIEDILSDLGNADDRWHIALLRYFNPVGAHPSGRIGEDPQGIPNNLVPFIAQVAVGRREKLMVFGGDYDTPDGTAQRDYIHVVDLAEGHVAALNYIASRQGVRRWNLGSGKGSSVLEVLRSFEKAVGRPIPYEITGRRAGDLPAFWADASSALADLGWSTTKTVDQMCEDHWRWQKNNPYGYNATEPAATQA